A segment of the Serratia fonticola genome:
CAGTACCCAGGATATTTTCAATAAAGTCTTTCACTTCGCGGCCGCGTTCGCCGATCAACCCGACCACAATCACGTCTGCCTGGGTATAACGTGCCATCATGCCGAGCAACACGCTTTTACCGACGCCTGAACCGGCGAACAGTCCCATACGCTGACCACGACCGACGGTCAGCAGCCCGTTGATGGTGCGTACACCAACATCAAGCACCTGTTCAATCGGTGTGCGCTGTAGCGGGTTGAACGGGGCGGTGATCAGCGGTGCGCGATAACCGGTTTCCGGCGAGGGCAGGCCGTCAAGTGGTTTGGCGCTGCCGTCCAATACCCGGCCTAACAGGGCGGGGCCAAGAGGTAGCTGTTTGCTGGCGCTTTGTCCTTCTGGAGCAACACGGGCATAAACACGGGCACCGGGCACGATGCCGTCAACTTCTTCCAATGGCATCAGGTACAGCCGTTGGCCATTAAAACCGACAACTTCGCTTTCTACTTCTTGCACTTCACCGGCATCATGGCGTTCGATCAGGCAGGTCGCCCCTAGCGGAAGTTGCAGTCCGGTCGCCTCAAGCACCAGCCCGGTCGCCCGGGTCAGGCGACCATAACGGCGCACTGTCGGCGTGCGTGAAATGCGCTTCTCCAGACTATCGAGCGAACTCAACCAGCGGCCAAGACGGACTGTCATCAGAGCTCTCCCGGTGCAGCAAGGCGGCACAGTTCGTGCCAACGTGTGGCCAGACTGGCATCGAGATCGCCTTCCTCTGCACTGACTTTGCAGCCACCGGGATGCAGTTGTCCATCCGCCAGCAGCCGCCAACCGTGCAGGTTGAGGGTGACACCGAGCTGCAATTCAACCCGTTCATAATCATCCGGATGAACGCGCAACTGAGGTTTGCCGCTGAACATCGGCTCCTGCTGAATTAACTGCTGGATCTGAGCCAGCAGGGCGGTACCATCGCAGACTGGGGGTTGACCAATCACCTGTTTGGCTGCCGTCAGCGCCAACTGCATCAGCCGCGAGGCAATCACGCTGTCAAGCGCATCCAGCGTGTGCTGGAATTCGCTAACCAGTTGCTTCCAATGTTCCGTCAGCGGTTGCTGCTGCTGTAGGCTTTCCTGTATGCCTTGCAGGCGCCCCTCTTCCAGCCCGGCCTGGAAACCGGCTTCATAACCTTTCTGTTTGCCATCGGCATAGCCAAGCTGCTGGCCCTGCTGTTGCGCCTGCAGGCGCAACATTTCCAGGCGCTGCTGCTCGTCGATGCTGTCATCCTGGGGAACCTTTTCCACCACCAGTGGCTCTTCTGGCACCTCGATCGGCTTGGGATCTGCCAGATCGTTAGGTGACCAGGGTTGCCAGGGCAGGGTGTTAATACGATCAGACATAGGTGTCCTCGCCACCGCCAATCATCATTTCGCCCGTCTCCGCCAGACGGCGAACGATGAGCAGGATGGCTTTCTGTTCGTTTTCGACCTGCGACATACGTACCGGGCCACGGTTGGCCAGATCGTCGCGCAGGATATCGGCAGCACGCTGCGACATGTTGTTGAGGAACTTCTCGCGTAGCGGCTGTTCGGCACCTTTCAGGGCGATCAGCAAGGACTCGCTTTCCACTTCTTGCAGCAAGCGCTGGATACTGCGATCGTCCACTTCGATAAGATTTTCGAACAGGAACATTTCGTCGATGATTTTCTGCGCCAGTTCGCCGTCGTATTCGCGCATTGCGCCGATGACCGCTTCTTCCTGCTGGGTCTTCATCAGGTTGATAATCTCGGCGGCGGTGCGTATCCCGCCCATTTTGCTGCGCTTGAGGTTCTGGCCATCCAACAGATTGTTCAGCACTTCGGTCAGTTCGGCCAACGCTGCAGGCTGTACCCCACCGAAGGTGGCGATACGCAGCATGACATCGTTGCGTAGGCGCTCGTCGAATTGCGCCAGAATATCCGCCGCCTGACCACGTTTAAGATGCACCAGAATGGTCGCGATGATCTGCGGGTGTTCGTCGCGGATCAGGTCTGCAGCACTCTGCGGCTCCATGAAGTTGAGCGTTTCCATCCCGGTGGTGGTCTCACGGGATTCGAGGATATCTTCCAGCAGGCTGGAGGCCCGTTCTTCTCCCAGGGCTTTTACCAGCACGGAGCGCAGGTAGTCACTGGCGTTGACGCTCAGTGCGGCATACTGTTCGGCATCATCTTCAAACTCGGTCAGGATCTCGCTCAGCTGCTTGTGGGATACCTGGCGCATGCTGGCCATCGTGCCACTCAGTTGCTGCACTTCCCGCGAGGAGAGGTGCTTAAACACTTCGGCTGCGCGATCTTCACCCAGAGTCATCAGTAGGATGGCGCTCTTGTCTGTACCTGTCATGCTCATAGTTCGTTACTCATCCATTGGCGGATCACCAGTGCTATCACGCGTGGATCTTTATCGGCCAGTTCGCGTATCCGCTGGCTTTGGACTTCTGCACTGACGCGCTGCTGTGATTTCTTACGTTGCGCCAGTTCCTCATGACTTGGCTTGTTCACTTCGACCGGGCGGCTGGCTGGTATATTGGCCGCGGCGGCCTGCTGCGCGATCTGACGGTTTTGCAATTGCGGCCGTACCAGCTTGCGCCACAACAGCCAGGCAACCAGCAACACCAGCAGATAGCGACCCGCATTGAACAACTGATCGATAAATGACTGAGACTGCCAGAACGGCAATTCGCCGCTGCTCTGTTCCAGGTCGTTGAATGGGGTATTCACCACATTGAGCGTATCGCCACGGCTGCTGGAGTAACCCATCGCTTCGCGTACCAGGGACTCCACCTGCGCCAGCTGTTCTTTGCTCATTGGCTGTGGTTTGCCGTCTTTATCCGTACCAAGCGTGTTGAGTACCACCGCTACCGACAGGCGTTCTACAGTGCCCGCTTTTTGTTGAGTGTGGCGAATGGTGCGATCCACTTCGTAGTTGGTGGTCTCATCGCGGCGGCTGTTTTTGGGCAGGTTGTTACCCGCACCGGTGCTGGTGTTGGCATTGGCCGTCGCCGGATTATTTTGCGCTGGCGTATTGGCGTTATTACCGGGCGTTGTCGGTTTAGGCGTTTCAATCGGTGCCGTAGGCGCGGCGCTGGGTTGGTTGGAAAGGGCCCCCGGTACGCCGCCGATCTGCTGGCCGCCATTCTGTTCACTCAGGCTTAGCTGTCTGGAACGCACCGCCGATTTATCAGGCTGCTGGTTTGGTTGGTACTGTTCGTCGGTTTGCTCACGCGTGGCGAAATCAATTTGCGCGGTAACCTGAGCGCGCACGTTGGCGCTGCCAACGATCGGGGCCAAAATGGCCTCGATACGGCGCTGGTAGCGAGTTTCTACTTCATTGGCATATTTCAGCTGAGCGGCATTGAGATCGCGCCCGGTACCGTCGGACTGGGTTAGCAAGCGGCCTGCCTGATCGACCACCGTCACGTTGCCTGGTGGTAACCCGGCGACGCTGCTGGATACCATATACACCACAGCGTTGATCTGACCGTCATCCAATGCACGCCCCGGTTGCAGCGTCAGCGTGACGGAAGCAGAAGGGGCTTTTTGTTCGCGCACGAATAAGGAGGGTTTTGGCAATGCCAGATGCACACGTGCGTTCTGTACCGGCCCCAGGGATTCGATCGTGCGTGATAGCTCACCTTCCAGCGCCCGCTGGTAGTTAATTTGTTCGCTAAACTGGCTGATGCCGAACTTTTCCTGATCCAGCAATTCAAAGCCAACCGCACCGCCTTTAGGTAACCCTTGCTGAGCAAGACGCAGGCGAGTTTCATGCACTTTCTCTGCAGGGACCATCAGCGCAGAGCCGTTCTCGGCAAACCGGTACGGGATGTTCATCTGCGTGAGTTGAGCGACAATCGCTCCCCCATCGCGATCGTTGATGTTGCTGTACAGAACGCGGTAATCCGGAGTTTTTACCCATAACAGCAGCGCGACCACAATGGCGATTGCGGCAGAAGCGGCGATCAACAGTGGGATCTTGGGATTGGCTCGCAGGCGGTTCCATAGGGCCAGCAGGCCGTTATCACGGCTTTCACCCTTCATGCTGATACCCAGCCTTGTGAGTTTTCGTTATGGTTAGCGTTGTGTGGTGACAAAACAGACTCCCTGATACACGGTTCTTTACGGCTTAACAAACGTGCCCCCATTTTTGGGCATGCCATTATTTGCCTTTAAGGCCAATGTTGATGGCCCGATAAACCGCCGTTTTTGCAGTTAATTAACCGCTTTAGCTTCAGAATGCTGTGATAGGGTGTGCTGCATCAGAAAAGTGCTGACGAAAGAATGCGCGGCAATCCGTCGTTTTCGTGCCGCTGCGTTGTTACCTGAACCACTTCCCGTAGTCAGCATCAGTGAGTGGGCTGGGGCCTGGCAGCAATTTGAAACCGATAGGGCATAGAGAGGGTATTGAGGTCATCATGGCAATTCAGGGGATTGAAGGCGTTCTGCAGCAGTTGCAGGCTACGGCGCTTCAGGCCGGGGGGCTGAAACAGAGCACGCCGGTGCAAGGTGCCAGCTTCGCCAGTGAGCTAAAGGCGGCGATTGGCAAGATCAGTGATACGCAGCAGGCTGCCCGTCACCAGGCGCAGGATTTTGAATTGGGTGTGCCGGGGATCAGTTTGAACGATGTGATGGTCGATCTGCAGAAATCGTCGGTTTCGTTACAACTCGGGGTGCAGGTACGTAATAAGCTGGTAACGGCGTATCAGGACATTATGAATATGGCGGTGTAGGCAAGAAGCAGGGCGCGTTATCACAACAATAAAAGCGCCCTGCCTATCCCTATCGCCTTCAAGCTGTAGCGTTGTTAGCTGCACCTGGCTGCCCTGTGCATCTGAGGTCTTATCCCAAAGAGCCGATGCTGGTAGTGCAGTAAAATTTTATGATCAGTAAATTAAAGAAAGCCGATGTTTGGAGCGGCGACGATGTTTTTTACGTGCCACACCGATCCGTTTGCCATCAATGATTCTTGAGTGTTTTTTAAATGAAAAAACACATAACGCCATCAGCGATGCCACTAGAAACTCCATCTCAATACCTCCCTTTAAATAGATAAATAAAACTTATATTTATAGCGATTATCTTAAAAGTCAACGAAGGGGGATATAAATAGATATTTCTCTTATTTTACTGAGTGAGTTCTTAATTTTTCCGATGAAAAACGAATTGGTTCTATATAAAATATTTGATGTGTCAATGTAATTAATCGGTAATGATAATAAAAATATATTCATTATGGGATTATTATATTCTAATGAAATGTTCATGGCTACCCTTGTCGGCATGAGGGGATAACCGTGGAGATTACGAGCAATTCAGATTACGCCAGGTATGGAACCCACCTTGACCAACCAAAGGGGGGTTGCCCCCAAACGGCCAAGAAAGAATTTATTCAGACATGAGGCCTGCGGTATCGGAGCGGGAGATTTTTCTTTGGTATCACCGCCGGTTAGGGCAGGCCGTTACTGGCACAAGGAGAACGCCGAAGACGTATCGGTGGATATGGCAGGAATAAGTGAATCGTAAATAATAATCGATTAGCTAATATGAGCGACCTGAGAGAAGTTATATCATTATCTGCCTTAAGTTATGAGAGGCTATTTCCCTGGGGCCCATTTATTGCGAGGGAAATGTGTTATTTAGTTCGCAATAGTGATGTTTTTCCGGGTGGGTTTATTTTTTTAGTTGATTTTTCAGGTATAATAATCGAGTGATAAATGACATTGTTCGTGTTTCTAATATCACTTGTTGACGTTATTTAGGTTGATAGTGAGTTAGCGTTTATACAGGGAAAATGATGAGTTCGAAAAGCGAAGTAAGATGGCGTTTTTTTAGTATTGTCATGCTGATTGTCTTAGCCATGTTGATGTTTGTGCTGGTGAAATACAACTGATATGCGGGGCCACCCTGGGTGGCCTTGCTGCATAAATCACTTCACCTTTACTCTTGGTATGAGCTCGTCGTGGGGATTATTCTTCCTCTTGTGTACTCAGTAATTGATAAGATAGCGGTAAAGCGCTAGCAGGTTGCATAATTCGTTGGTGTCCCCGTATTGCGGTGGGGGCAAAGCCAAACCTTTTGCGAAAGCGCTCGGCAAAACGTGAAGAACTCTCATAGCCAACATGTTGTGCGATGGTGGAAATAGGCCAATCTGTGGCCTGCAATAATGCCAATGCACTGCTCATACGTACATCGATCATCAGGCTACGCAGTGCGGTATTTTCTGCCGACAATTTGCGACGCAACATGACCTCGCTCATCATCAGGCTCTCTGCTACTTCGGCGGCAGTCCAGATCTTATGCGGATCGGTTGCCAGGCGGCGGCGTACTTTTTGGGTCAGATCGTTTTTTTCAGTGTGGGTAAATCGAATACCCAAATAGGCCAGCCAGAGTAAGATCTCACACATTTTATGGCGGGTAATAGCGGGCGGGAAACTCTCGTGGAGCGTCAGTGCCAGAGCGGTCGTTTCGAAACTGTGCAAGAAAGCACAGGGCAGTTTCGGTACGGTTGTCACCCCCGTGAAAGGTATGGGTGGTGGCACAATGTGGGCAGAGGCTACCGTTTCGAACAGCGCAGGATTACAGATCAACAGCTGGCAACTGAACGTACCTCGGTCAGAAAGGCTGTTAATAATATCGACAGTTTGCCCCCCCTCGACGATCAGTAACTCCCCGGCTTGTGCCACCACCTCTTGCCGATTTCGGCGTATACGTGTTTGCCCTTGCTGTATCAAAAACAGATTGGTCTGTTCAAAATAGAGAGAAGGAAGGAGAAGTTCAGTATGCTGAATGATTTGTGCTGAAGCACCGACCCCGGGACAAAGATTAATTGAGCGTTCCATCAATATTCATTTCATAGTCATTATCTGAGAATATCTTTACGCTTTGCTTGGTGAAGGAGCAACATTTTTTCATCTGTTGTCGATCACAACTTGATAATTTATTTGTCAAGAATCAATTTCCTGCTGAACAGAAAACGTCCGTGTCGGATTAAGAATTATCCAGCAAATTAGCAATAATGCCAGAAATTTGCGCTCTCATGCATTACCTGCTATTTGAACTATTCAAATGCCATGCGTTTATATTATTGTGTAACTGGGCAATGATAGCGTTTTATACTATTTATCGCTCAAGATAGACAATTATTCGTAAGATTTATCTTATTTGCGGCTCTCCCAAGAGCAATGCACGGTCATGGAACTGGCCATAAGTGCTGTTGACAATGTTCTGCCTGGTAGACTGATCGATCAGCAGCTTCAGTTCGTCCATTCGTTGCTGTAACAACCGCTTCAATTCTGTCTCATTACTCAGGATCTGTTGCAGTTTATTGCGCAAAATCTCCTGCAAGGCGAGAGAGTGCTCAGAGAATTCTGCAAACTGTGCGGTTTTTTCCACGGCCAGCAGATAGCTGACCTCCATTTCGATGAGCGCGTCCCATTGCCCGGCTTGCGCCAAAACGATCATTTGGCTGCTCAGCGAGTGGATCTGCTGATAGGTCGATAAAATCTGCTGCTGATGTTCCATTAAACGACGTCCTGAGCGGGTTGATAATTTGGACCAATTTGGCGCCAGGCGTCTGCAATGTTTTCTAACAGCCCGGTAACTTCGTCAATGGCTGCGATATCGTTATGTAGATTGGCCTGCATCAGACGGCGTTTCATATAGTCGTATAAAGCCGCGAGGTTATCGGCGATTTCCCCGCCTTGCTCATGATTGAGGCCATTTTTCAGGCCGTTATCAATAATATTGATTGCTTTTGAAATGGCCTGACCCTTACCAGCGATATTCCCCTGGTTCATCAATATTCGTGCGCGAAGCAGGGCGCTGAGCGCCCCGTCGAATAGCATCACGATTAACTGGTGCGGGCTGGCACTCATTACACCACTCTCTACACTGACCTGGGCATATGCTTGAGTTCCGCTGCGGTTATACATGCTATTTTTACCTGGTTAAAATCTCTTATTTATTAGAAGAGAACTGTTGAGTTAAATAGGTACTGGTTCCGTTGAGTTTTGACATCATGGTATCCAGTTGAACAAATTGCTGTTTGTAACGATCGATAGTGTTTTGAATACTCTCGGTTACCCGGGTTATCTGGGTATTCAAGCGATCGAGATTGGTGTTGATACTTTTGGTTGAGTTTTCTATCACACCACCGGCTTTGATATAGTTTTGGATCTCATTGTGGATCTCGGTTGCCATGCCGGTATCCTTGCCGTTGCCGGCGAAGAAGTTCGCCACCTGATCCGGTTTTTCGTCAATGGCTTTTTTCAGCTTGTCGCTGTCCAATTCCAGTTTGCCGGTTTTGCTGTTGGTGGTAATACCGATGTTGCCTAGCCCTTTCAACTCCGGGTTGTCCTGCGCGCTGCTCAGGGAACTCTTAATCGAAGATTGAATACCACGCAGGGTGTTGTCGCCCAGCAAGGCACCGTTCTTGGCATCCTGAGCCTCACCACTCTTTACCGGAGTGTATTTGGTCAGCGAATTGAAGGTATCCAGCAGCGAGTTATAGCTATCTACCCACTCTTTAATTTTGTCGGCAGACCCGTTTTTATCGCTGGTAATGACCAGATTCTGCGGCTCACCGGGCTTGGTGACGGTTTTCAGATCCAGCGTCACGCCTTGTAATGCATCAGAGATGGTGTTAGTGCTGCGTTTGATCGTGGTGCCATTGATGGTCACTTCGGCATCTTGCCCTTTGACCGTTTCCTTCATGCCGTTGTTGCTGCTGGCAGGATCGTAATTTAAAACCGCGCCTAACTGGTCATCGTTATTGACCTGCACCTTGACCGTATTATCTTCGCCGGGGGTGGAAGAGCTGATCGCCAACTTATATTCGTTGTCACCTACGCGCATGATGGTGGCGTTGACCCCGGCTTTGGCACCGTTAATCGCATCACGCATTTCCACTAATGAGGTCTGATCGTCACTGAGGGGGATCTTGACCTCTTTGGGGGGATTACCTGCGGTAATGGAAATGGAGCGATCGTCACTGCCTGCGGCCCCCAGTTGAGCGGTTTGATCCTGGATATCCGCCGTCGTCGTCAGGGTTTGCGGTTGCGCCAGATGTAATACTTCGACGCTGTAGTTGCCCGGTACCGATTTGGCCGAGGTGGTGACTTTGAACTGATCGTGCTCAGTGGCGGTGGTGTTATTAAAAAAATCCGGTTTGGCCAGATCCTTACTCAGGTTATCAAATTTTTCCAATGCGTTTTTTAACGTACCGTAAGCAGTCAACTTGGCGTTATAGCTGGTCTGTTGGGTAGTATAGGGGGTCAGACGCTGTTGCTCTGCCGCGGTCAGCTTATCCAGTAAGCCGTTAAGATCCAGCCCTGAGCCGATGCCTAATGAACTAATTGAGGCCATTTATGATTCTCCTATGGTCAATGACTTCATACCCACCGTCTTTCAAGTTGCAGCCTGATGACCTGTGAACGCTAGTCGTAAAGTCAGGTATCTGGATTACTGCCTTCGCTGCCTGGCTGTAACTTGAAATCTATAGGGTATGTACGCTTTAGGCGTTATCGGCTCAGTGATAAAAAAGTTTACGGATAAATCGAAAAAACGATGGCGTAGTAGAAGAGAGAAAAACAGCGTTATTCGCGCCATTGGCGAAAAGTGAAAAAAACAAAAAATATTTCTAAAGGTTGTAAAAGGGGCGCCGATACCTTGGGTGACGGTGATTGAAGCCGTGGGCAAATAAGCCCGAACCCTTTAATTGTGAATGCGAACGTCGCAACTGATTCGTAAGGAAAGCACATTATGGCACAAGTAATTAATACCAACAGCCTGTCGCTGATGGCGCAGAATAACCTGAACAAATCTCAGTCTGCTCTGGGGACTGCGATTGAGCGTCTGTCTTCTGGTCTGCGTATTAACAGCGCGAAAG
Coding sequences within it:
- the fliH gene encoding flagellar assembly protein FliH, encoding MSDRINTLPWQPWSPNDLADPKPIEVPEEPLVVEKVPQDDSIDEQQRLEMLRLQAQQQGQQLGYADGKQKGYEAGFQAGLEEGRLQGIQESLQQQQPLTEHWKQLVSEFQHTLDALDSVIASRLMQLALTAAKQVIGQPPVCDGTALLAQIQQLIQQEPMFSGKPQLRVHPDDYERVELQLGVTLNLHGWRLLADGQLHPGGCKVSAEEGDLDASLATRWHELCRLAAPGEL
- the fliG gene encoding flagellar motor switch protein FliG translates to MSMTGTDKSAILLMTLGEDRAAEVFKHLSSREVQQLSGTMASMRQVSHKQLSEILTEFEDDAEQYAALSVNASDYLRSVLVKALGEERASSLLEDILESRETTTGMETLNFMEPQSAADLIRDEHPQIIATILVHLKRGQAADILAQFDERLRNDVMLRIATFGGVQPAALAELTEVLNNLLDGQNLKRSKMGGIRTAAEIINLMKTQQEEAVIGAMREYDGELAQKIIDEMFLFENLIEVDDRSIQRLLQEVESESLLIALKGAEQPLREKFLNNMSQRAADILRDDLANRGPVRMSQVENEQKAILLIVRRLAETGEMMIGGGEDTYV
- the fliF gene encoding flagellar basal-body MS-ring/collar protein FliF, translating into MKGESRDNGLLALWNRLRANPKIPLLIAASAAIAIVVALLLWVKTPDYRVLYSNINDRDGGAIVAQLTQMNIPYRFAENGSALMVPAEKVHETRLRLAQQGLPKGGAVGFELLDQEKFGISQFSEQINYQRALEGELSRTIESLGPVQNARVHLALPKPSLFVREQKAPSASVTLTLQPGRALDDGQINAVVYMVSSSVAGLPPGNVTVVDQAGRLLTQSDGTGRDLNAAQLKYANEVETRYQRRIEAILAPIVGSANVRAQVTAQIDFATREQTDEQYQPNQQPDKSAVRSRQLSLSEQNGGQQIGGVPGALSNQPSAAPTAPIETPKPTTPGNNANTPAQNNPATANANTSTGAGNNLPKNSRRDETTNYEVDRTIRHTQQKAGTVERLSVAVVLNTLGTDKDGKPQPMSKEQLAQVESLVREAMGYSSSRGDTLNVVNTPFNDLEQSSGELPFWQSQSFIDQLFNAGRYLLVLLVAWLLWRKLVRPQLQNRQIAQQAAAANIPASRPVEVNKPSHEELAQRKKSQQRVSAEVQSQRIRELADKDPRVIALVIRQWMSNEL
- the fliE gene encoding flagellar hook-basal body complex protein FliE — encoded protein: MAIQGIEGVLQQLQATALQAGGLKQSTPVQGASFASELKAAIGKISDTQQAARHQAQDFELGVPGISLNDVMVDLQKSSVSLQLGVQVRNKLVTAYQDIMNMAV
- a CDS encoding AraC family transcriptional regulator, encoding MERSINLCPGVGASAQIIQHTELLLPSLYFEQTNLFLIQQGQTRIRRNRQEVVAQAGELLIVEGGQTVDIINSLSDRGTFSCQLLICNPALFETVASAHIVPPPIPFTGVTTVPKLPCAFLHSFETTALALTLHESFPPAITRHKMCEILLWLAYLGIRFTHTEKNDLTQKVRRRLATDPHKIWTAAEVAESLMMSEVMLRRKLSAENTALRSLMIDVRMSSALALLQATDWPISTIAQHVGYESSSRFAERFRKRFGFAPTAIRGHQRIMQPASALPLSYQLLSTQEEE
- the fliT gene encoding flagella biosynthesis regulatory protein FliT, producing the protein MEHQQQILSTYQQIHSLSSQMIVLAQAGQWDALIEMEVSYLLAVEKTAQFAEFSEHSLALQEILRNKLQQILSNETELKRLLQQRMDELKLLIDQSTRQNIVNSTYGQFHDRALLLGEPQIR
- the fliS gene encoding flagellar export chaperone FliS; the encoded protein is MYNRSGTQAYAQVSVESGVMSASPHQLIVMLFDGALSALLRARILMNQGNIAGKGQAISKAINIIDNGLKNGLNHEQGGEIADNLAALYDYMKRRLMQANLHNDIAAIDEVTGLLENIADAWRQIGPNYQPAQDVV
- the fliD gene encoding flagellar filament capping protein FliD; the encoded protein is MASISSLGIGSGLDLNGLLDKLTAAEQQRLTPYTTQQTSYNAKLTAYGTLKNALEKFDNLSKDLAKPDFFNNTTATEHDQFKVTTSAKSVPGNYSVEVLHLAQPQTLTTTADIQDQTAQLGAAGSDDRSISITAGNPPKEVKIPLSDDQTSLVEMRDAINGAKAGVNATIMRVGDNEYKLAISSSTPGEDNTVKVQVNNDDQLGAVLNYDPASSNNGMKETVKGQDAEVTINGTTIKRSTNTISDALQGVTLDLKTVTKPGEPQNLVITSDKNGSADKIKEWVDSYNSLLDTFNSLTKYTPVKSGEAQDAKNGALLGDNTLRGIQSSIKSSLSSAQDNPELKGLGNIGITTNSKTGKLELDSDKLKKAIDEKPDQVANFFAGNGKDTGMATEIHNEIQNYIKAGGVIENSTKSINTNLDRLNTQITRVTESIQNTIDRYKQQFVQLDTMMSKLNGTSTYLTQQFSSNK